Proteins co-encoded in one Dama dama isolate Ldn47 chromosome 2, ASM3311817v1, whole genome shotgun sequence genomic window:
- the LOC133068528 gene encoding upstream-binding factor 1-like protein 1, whose product MAMPKRQDDWSKEDIVQLLECMEKNIPSSDGHTFKKTQSVMDWEKVAFKDFSGEMCKLKWLEVSHKVRKFRTLKELVLEAKENVSNPSKKHKKTQKTQENTRKHKKHAYLFKKSLTAYRHISQVMRPQYIQKHPKISNQELTRDLSEEHRKVTEQLRVKHTQDLEKEKKDFREKIALFREQHPDLVPNPKKSGVAQRSEMKVPEKFQETVQKVKSPQEKSLPMKWKFQGEPKKPPMNGYHKFHQDLWSSRELKVIPPRERMVEISRRWQRVPQDQKELYKKQAEGLQTQYKVDLDLWLRTLSPEEYAAYREATCAKRKNMSMMGGPNPKIRRMGLQSPSSGNPQGRLREDPGLQAAELASSDTIGEHSPASGRSEENEEEEEGSSSAPSSEDEDGDSEPEERSSSSSSSGDSSDSDSD is encoded by the coding sequence ATGGCGATGCCTAAACGCCAAGATGACTGGTCCAAGGAAGACATTGTGCAGTTACTGGAATGTATGGAGAAAAACATTCCATCCAGTGACGGGCACACGTTCAAAAAAACCCAGTCAGTGATGGACTGGGAAAAAGtagcttttaaagatttttctgggGAAATGTGCAAACTCAAATGGTTAGAGGTTTCCCATAAGGTGAGAAAGTTTCGCACACTGAAAGAATTAGTCCTGGAAGCTAAGGAAAATGTTAGCAATCCTtccaaaaaacacaagaaaacacagaaaacacaagaaaacaccagaaaacacaAGAAGCATGCTTATTTGTTCAAGAAGTCCCTGACAGCTTACCGCCACATTTCCCAAGTGATGCGACCCCAGTACATCCAAAAACACCCCAAGATAAGCAACCAGGAGCTGACCAGGGATCTGTCTGAGGAACACAGGAaggtgactgagcagctgagggTGAAACACACTCAGGatcttgagaaagagaaaaaggattttAGGGAGAAAATAGCTCTGTTCAGAGAACAGCACCCTGATCTAGTCCCAAACCCCAAGAAATCTGGTGTCGCCcaaagaagtgaaatgaaagtgccAGAGAAGTTTCAGGAGACTGTTCAAAAAGTGAAGTCTCCCCAAGAAAAAAGTTTACCCATGAAGTGGAAATTCCAGGGAGAGCCCAAGAAGCCCCCGATGAATGGCTATCACAAGTTCCACCAGGATCTCTGGTCGAGCAGGGAGCTGAAAGTGATTCCCCCGAGGGAGCGCATGGTGGAGATCAGCAGACGCTGGCAGCGGGTCCCCCAGGACCAGAAGGAGCTTTATAAGAAGCAGGCGGAGGGACTGCAGACACAGTACAAGGTGGACCTTGATCTCTGGCTCAGGACTCTGTCTCCTGAAGAATATGCTGCTTACAGAGAGGCAACCTGTGCCAAGCGTAAGAACATGAGCATGATGGGGGGCCCGAACCCCAAGATTAGAAGGATGGGTCTGCAGTCCCCATCATCAGGAAATCCTCAAGGAAGGCTTAGAGAGGACCCGGGGCTTCAGGCTGCAGAGTTAGCATCATCAGACACGATTGGAGAACATTCTCCTGCCTCAGGGAGATCagaagaaaatgaggaagaggaagaaggcagCTCCTCAGCCCCCAGCAGTGAGGATGAAGATGGAGATTCTGAGCCAGAGGAGCGCAGCTCCAGCTCCTCATCCTCAGGGGACTCCTCTGACTCGGATTCCGACTGA